The stretch of DNA GGTAAACGTCAGCACGTCATCCCGACCGATCGCATACCGTCCAACAACAGGAGCACTACTGGGTAGGGTTGGTTGACAAATCACCATTCCCTCACTAGCCTTGGCAGCATCAGGGACAGAAACAATCATCGTCACACCCGTGATTTTTTTGGTGCTGTGGTCAGTTGTTCCAGTCCAAGCAATCTTTGCGCTACACCCCACTAGAGTAGGATCAATGTCATGTTGTGCACAAAGTGCCGCGATGTCCGGGTGGTCAGATGACAGCATCTCAAACTGAAGCTCAGATTTTCCTCCTTGCGTTTGCTGAGAATCTGTACGATGGCTAGAACGCTGAGAGAGCCATTTGCCTACACTCAGCTCAAAAAACTCAACGATCGTCATTGCTAAAACCGTTACCTATCTTCCTATAGCAATCCTATCCCATAGGAATTAAGAGAATCACCTTGCATTCCCATTTTTTCTCTAGTTTGGGGACGACTTGGAAGGGGCAATGCAAGTGGATATTGGCTAGCTGATACGTTTTCAAAAAGCTAGGCTGCCGAATCCATTAGTTCATAGTAAAGATCCTAGCTCATAGTAAAGATCCATTAGTTCCAGTAAGGATCCATCAGTTCGTAGTCAGGACTTAAGTCCT from Cyanobacteriota bacterium encodes:
- a CDS encoding phycobiliprotein lyase → MTIVEFFELSVGKWLSQRSSHRTDSQQTQGGKSELQFEMLSSDHPDIAALCAQHDIDPTLVGCSAKIAWTGTTDHSTKKITGVTMIVSVPDAAKASEGMVICQPTLPSSAPVVGRYAIGRDDVLTFTRETKTTFTEERLWFASPNLRLRTSLVSQGNGLMTTSFYSEIRFGGAKPTS